Proteins encoded in a region of the Haloglomus salinum genome:
- a CDS encoding NAD-dependent epimerase/dehydratase family protein, whose amino-acid sequence MSETSQADGPHVAVTGAAGYIGSRVVADIQETHEDWNVTAIDNFYLGDIREIGDVSVEHVDIRNRDRLEAALSGADVVIHLAAISGVDDCETKPDLSYEVNVQGTSNVAWFCRKTGAAMAFPFSMAVIGDPDEFPITTEMKRDPLNWYGRSKVLGERAVETMAEDAFPAHQFMISNLYGGHSIDGQQVSKGTVINFFVNRALAGEPLTVYEPGDQARNFVHVRDVASAFVRSAETLLEERDTGETGSTEYEVATDEDPGVMTIAELVQRICIEEGGPEVDIELLENPRDETLVTEFGVDTSRTRAELGWSPDECVEKTVRELIRAGLAD is encoded by the coding sequence ATGAGCGAGACGTCGCAGGCGGACGGACCCCATGTCGCCGTCACCGGCGCCGCGGGCTACATCGGGAGTCGCGTGGTCGCGGATATTCAGGAAACTCACGAGGACTGGAACGTAACTGCTATCGACAACTTCTACCTCGGAGATATCCGTGAAATCGGAGACGTTTCCGTCGAACACGTAGACATCCGGAACCGTGACCGACTGGAGGCAGCCCTCTCGGGTGCGGACGTGGTCATCCACCTCGCGGCCATCTCCGGGGTGGACGACTGCGAGACCAAGCCGGACCTCTCCTACGAGGTGAACGTCCAAGGGACGTCGAACGTGGCGTGGTTCTGCCGGAAGACCGGGGCGGCGATGGCGTTCCCCTTCTCGATGGCGGTCATCGGCGACCCTGACGAGTTCCCCATCACGACCGAGATGAAGCGCGACCCGCTGAACTGGTACGGCCGGTCGAAGGTGCTGGGGGAGCGGGCCGTCGAGACGATGGCCGAGGACGCGTTTCCGGCCCACCAGTTCATGATCTCGAACCTCTACGGTGGGCACTCCATCGACGGCCAGCAGGTCTCGAAGGGGACCGTCATCAACTTCTTCGTGAACCGCGCGCTCGCTGGCGAGCCGCTGACGGTGTACGAGCCAGGCGACCAGGCGCGCAACTTCGTCCACGTCCGGGACGTGGCCAGCGCGTTCGTCCGGAGCGCTGAGACGTTGCTAGAGGAGCGTGACACGGGCGAGACCGGGAGTACCGAGTACGAGGTCGCCACCGACGAGGACCCCGGCGTGATGACCATCGCCGAACTGGTCCAGCGAATCTGCATCGAGGAGGGTGGTCCCGAGGTGGATATCGAACTGCTGGAGAACCCGCGCGACGAGACGCTGGTCACCGAGTTCGGCGTGGATACGTCGCGAACGCGGGCAGAACTGGGTTGGTCGCCGGATGAGTGCGTCGAAAAGACGGTGCGGGAGCTGATTCGTGCGGGGCTGGCAGACTGA
- the rfbD gene encoding dTDP-4-dehydrorhamnose reductase: MRLLVTGATGLLGSTLVARAMAAGHETVATYHRTDPGIGDDRTEMDITDSGRVAAVVGASEPDAVVNCAAMTDVDGCEKDPERAAAVNADAPGELAAASADAGAALVQVSTDYVFDGRAERRYTEADDPAPLQVYGRTKLEGERAARKTAPDALVPRLSFVYGRHGATDELTGFPAWVMDRLETGEAVPLFVDQRVTPTRAGAAAEAILSLLEREAAGVVNVAARSCVTPYDFGHRIADRRGVPEDRLVESESTALDRPARRPSNTCLDVTRVEDRLGREQPTLEADLDAVL; the protein is encoded by the coding sequence ATGCGACTGCTGGTCACCGGGGCGACCGGACTGCTCGGCAGCACGCTCGTCGCACGAGCGATGGCTGCCGGCCACGAGACGGTCGCGACATACCACCGGACCGACCCCGGTATCGGTGACGACCGAACCGAGATGGATATCACGGATTCCGGGCGGGTCGCGGCGGTCGTCGGGGCCAGCGAGCCGGATGCGGTCGTCAACTGCGCCGCGATGACCGATGTCGACGGGTGCGAGAAGGACCCAGAGCGGGCCGCCGCGGTCAACGCCGATGCGCCGGGAGAACTGGCCGCGGCCAGCGCGGACGCCGGCGCCGCCCTCGTGCAGGTGTCCACGGACTACGTCTTCGACGGGAGGGCAGAGCGTCGCTACACCGAGGCCGACGACCCGGCGCCGCTTCAGGTCTACGGACGGACGAAACTCGAGGGCGAACGGGCCGCACGGAAGACGGCGCCGGACGCGCTCGTCCCACGTCTGTCGTTCGTCTACGGCCGACACGGGGCGACCGACGAGCTGACCGGCTTCCCCGCCTGGGTGATGGACCGGCTCGAGACGGGCGAGGCGGTCCCCCTGTTCGTGGATCAGCGCGTGACACCGACCAGAGCGGGGGCAGCGGCCGAGGCAATCCTGTCGCTGCTCGAACGGGAGGCCGCCGGCGTCGTCAACGTCGCGGCACGCTCGTGCGTGACGCCGTACGACTTCGGCCACCGGATCGCCGACCGCAGGGGCGTCCCGGAGGATCGGCTCGTGGAGAGCGAGTCGACGGCTCTCGACCGCCCCGCACGTCGGCCGTCGAACACCTGTCTGGACGTGACGCGCGTCGAGGACCGGCTGGGCCGTGAGCAGCCGACGCTGGAGGCGGACCTGGACGCCGTTCTGTAG
- a CDS encoding glucose-1-phosphate thymidylyltransferase, with product MKGVVLAGGTGSRLRPITHTGPKQLVPVANKPVIQYGIEDLRDAGVTDIGIVLGDKGRDEIQAFLGDGSEFGVDITYIIQGEPLGLAHAAACARDFVGGDDFVMYLGDNIFHQGLAEMVDRFESGDYGASIALQRVDNPRQFGIADVADDGTVERLVEKPDDPPSDLALVGVYVFSPAVFDVIEDLEPSWRGELEITDAIQGLLDSGAAVDSHVVEGWWKDTGKPEDILHANRLVLEDIESALDGEVHPDADVTGRVDLAPDASIEAGAVVRGPVSIADGSVVGADTYVGPYTAIGHDTRVRGPHIENSVVVGESELTADVRLIDCLLGRGATVGSAEDLLPEGHRLVVGENSNLKL from the coding sequence ATGAAAGGCGTCGTCCTCGCGGGCGGCACGGGGTCGCGGCTCCGGCCAATCACCCACACGGGTCCCAAACAGCTCGTCCCGGTCGCGAACAAGCCGGTCATCCAGTACGGCATCGAGGACCTGCGTGACGCGGGCGTGACAGACATCGGTATCGTGCTGGGTGACAAGGGACGGGACGAGATTCAGGCGTTCCTCGGCGATGGCTCCGAGTTCGGCGTGGATATTACCTACATCATCCAGGGGGAGCCGCTCGGACTGGCACACGCCGCTGCGTGTGCGCGTGACTTCGTCGGCGGCGACGACTTCGTGATGTACCTCGGCGACAACATCTTCCACCAGGGACTCGCCGAGATGGTGGACCGCTTCGAGTCGGGCGACTATGGCGCGAGTATCGCGCTCCAGCGTGTCGATAACCCGCGACAGTTCGGTATCGCCGACGTGGCCGACGACGGTACCGTCGAGCGACTGGTCGAGAAACCGGACGACCCCCCGAGCGACCTCGCGCTGGTCGGCGTGTACGTGTTCTCACCGGCCGTGTTCGACGTGATCGAGGACCTCGAACCGTCCTGGCGTGGCGAACTGGAGATCACCGACGCAATTCAGGGGCTGCTCGATTCCGGTGCCGCGGTCGACTCGCACGTCGTTGAGGGCTGGTGGAAGGACACCGGGAAGCCCGAAGACATCCTCCACGCGAACCGGCTCGTGCTGGAGGACATCGAGTCGGCGCTCGATGGGGAGGTCCACCCCGACGCGGACGTGACTGGTCGCGTCGACCTGGCCCCGGATGCGAGCATCGAGGCGGGGGCGGTCGTCCGGGGGCCGGTCAGCATTGCCGACGGGTCCGTCGTCGGGGCCGACACCTACGTCGGGCCGTACACCGCCATCGGCCACGACACCCGTGTCCGTGGCCCCCACATCGAGAACAGCGTCGTCGTCGGCGAGAGCGAACTCACCGCCGACGTGCGACTCATCGACTGCCTCCTCGGCCGGGGCGCCACGGTCGGGAGCGCGGAGGACCTCCTCCCAGAAGGCCACCGCCTCGTCGTGGGGGAGAACTCCAACCTGAAACTCTGA
- the rfbB gene encoding dTDP-glucose 4,6-dehydratase: MELLVTGGAGFIGSNYVRHVLETTDAEVTTLDALTYAGDRSSLPEHERHRFVEGDITDRALVDDLVASADQVVNFAAESHVDRSIDGATPFVRSNIEGVATLLDAAVEHGVDRFVQISTDEVYGEIESGEFTEEDRLEPRNPYAATKAGADLLARSYHVTHGVPVVITRSSNNFGPRQHPEKLIPKLIRRADAGETLPIYGDGSNVREWTYVDDNCRAVEVVRRDGAAGEIYNIGSGDERTNIEVARAVCEAVGASDELIEFVEDRPGHDQRYALETARIRDLGWRPEVAFDEGLARAVDYYLG, encoded by the coding sequence ATGGAACTGCTGGTGACTGGTGGCGCCGGCTTCATCGGGTCGAACTACGTGCGGCACGTACTGGAGACGACCGACGCCGAGGTGACGACGCTGGACGCACTCACGTACGCCGGTGACCGCTCGAGCCTGCCGGAACACGAGCGCCACCGGTTCGTGGAGGGTGACATCACCGACCGGGCCCTCGTCGACGATCTGGTCGCATCGGCGGACCAAGTGGTCAACTTCGCAGCCGAATCCCACGTTGACCGTTCCATCGACGGTGCAACACCGTTCGTCCGGAGCAACATCGAAGGGGTGGCAACGCTGCTCGATGCTGCCGTCGAGCACGGGGTCGACAGGTTCGTCCAGATATCCACCGACGAGGTGTACGGCGAAATCGAGTCCGGCGAGTTCACCGAGGAGGACCGTCTCGAGCCGCGGAACCCATACGCGGCCACGAAGGCCGGCGCGGACCTGCTGGCCCGGAGCTATCACGTCACCCACGGCGTCCCCGTCGTCATCACCCGCTCCTCGAACAACTTCGGCCCCCGACAGCACCCCGAGAAGCTCATCCCGAAGCTGATACGTCGGGCCGACGCCGGTGAGACCCTCCCAATCTACGGCGACGGTTCGAACGTCCGCGAGTGGACCTACGTGGACGACAACTGCCGGGCGGTTGAGGTCGTCCGACGTGATGGGGCGGCCGGCGAGATATACAACATCGGTTCCGGCGACGAGCGGACCAACATCGAGGTCGCGCGGGCTGTCTGCGAGGCGGTCGGAGCCAGCGACGAGCTCATCGAATTCGTGGAGGACCGGCCGGGGCACGACCAGCGGTACGCGCTGGAGACGGCACGGATCAGGGACCTCGGCTGGCGCCCCGAGGTCGCGTTCGACGAAGGCCTCGCCCGTGCGGTCGACTACTACCTCGGTTGA
- a CDS encoding ketopantoate reductase family protein yields the protein MSDSGGGSGEQNRQTEFCDRKSPSVDWQKPASIDACIIGAGAMGGLLGGRLAAAGADVTLIDVGAHRRTISDRGLTLVDPDGTRRRIEDVDVTSSVSVPEPRDIVVLGVKAYDLPTVAPMIPRVVGPETVVLPILNGIPWWYFHGFGGDLDGHRIEAVDPEGVIERHVDTEQVVGCVPFAAGTIAEPGVVRHTEGRWFPVGELDGATTPRVRGVTDLLGQIGLRSRVLDDVRSELWLKALGNLSFNPVSALTRATLAEICRNPETRALVRAMMEEAKTVAEALGVSFRRSIDDRIEGAEAVGAHRTSMLQDVERGNRLELEALVGAVIELAELTDRSVPTIRTVYRLTRLLDETMISP from the coding sequence ATGAGTGATTCGGGGGGCGGCAGCGGGGAGCAGAACAGGCAGACCGAGTTTTGCGACCGGAAATCGCCAAGCGTCGACTGGCAGAAGCCAGCATCGATCGATGCCTGTATCATCGGGGCAGGCGCGATGGGGGGACTCCTCGGTGGACGACTGGCGGCGGCAGGGGCGGACGTGACCCTGATCGATGTCGGCGCACACCGCCGGACGATATCGGACCGAGGCCTCACGCTGGTCGACCCCGATGGAACGCGCCGTCGCATCGAGGATGTCGATGTAACCTCGAGCGTGTCGGTCCCCGAGCCCCGGGACATCGTCGTGCTGGGCGTGAAGGCCTACGACCTGCCCACAGTCGCCCCGATGATTCCGCGCGTCGTGGGCCCGGAGACGGTCGTCCTCCCGATACTGAACGGCATCCCATGGTGGTACTTCCACGGGTTCGGTGGCGACCTGGACGGCCACCGCATCGAGGCTGTGGATCCGGAGGGGGTCATCGAGCGCCACGTCGATACCGAACAGGTCGTGGGCTGTGTCCCCTTCGCGGCGGGGACCATCGCCGAACCAGGTGTCGTCCGACACACGGAGGGCCGGTGGTTCCCCGTCGGCGAGCTCGACGGCGCGACGACTCCTCGGGTCAGAGGCGTCACCGACCTGCTCGGGCAGATCGGTCTTCGTTCCCGGGTCCTCGACGATGTCCGGTCGGAGCTATGGCTCAAAGCACTGGGTAACCTCTCGTTCAATCCGGTCAGCGCGCTGACGCGGGCGACGCTCGCGGAGATCTGTCGCAACCCGGAGACACGGGCGCTGGTGCGGGCGATGATGGAGGAGGCGAAGACGGTCGCGGAAGCGCTCGGCGTCTCGTTTCGTCGCTCTATCGACGACCGTATCGAGGGTGCCGAGGCGGTCGGTGCCCACCGAACATCGATGCTACAGGATGTGGAGCGCGGAAACCGCCTCGAACTCGAGGCTCTGGTGGGGGCTGTCATCGAGCTGGCCGAGCTCACCGATCGGTCCGTCCCCACCATCCGTACCGTGTACCGTCTCACACGACTGCTCGACGAGACAATGATATCACCATGA
- a CDS encoding NAD-dependent epimerase/dehydratase family protein: MTIVVTGADGFIGWPTALRIANRTDERVVGVDNLARRQWVEEIGSKSATPIASIDQRLAAAEEQGYGNLSFVEGDLAERSFVDELLQVHEPRVVVHAAAQPSAPYSQINGERANYTQHNNMQATRNLAFGLAENGLSDTHLIETTTTGVYGAPEFPIPEGGAVMENQGERDEVPFPAMAGSWYHLTKSHDAANLRLANKQFDIPVSDVRTAITYTTETEETAADERLATRFDFDYYFGVVSHRFCAQAVAEYPLTVYGKGEQRKPFISLEDAVEGLARLALNDVDDRPDDHVVYNQVTRAISIVEIAETIAEVAQEHGLDTAVTHVENPRDEDEEHEMEIENERYMDLIGSQRVDFEGGVRDAMSSLVEYQDVVKAHEDRFLPDALQEDVE; this comes from the coding sequence ATGACCATCGTCGTCACCGGCGCGGACGGCTTCATCGGCTGGCCCACCGCGCTCCGCATTGCGAACCGCACGGACGAACGAGTCGTCGGCGTCGACAACCTCGCCCGCCGCCAGTGGGTCGAGGAGATCGGCTCGAAGAGCGCGACACCCATCGCGAGTATCGACCAGCGCCTCGCCGCGGCCGAGGAACAGGGGTACGGCAACCTCTCGTTCGTCGAGGGCGACCTCGCCGAGCGCTCGTTCGTCGACGAGTTGCTGCAGGTCCACGAGCCGCGCGTCGTGGTGCACGCGGCCGCGCAGCCGAGTGCCCCCTACTCGCAGATCAACGGCGAACGCGCCAACTACACGCAGCACAACAACATGCAGGCCACCCGGAACCTCGCGTTCGGACTGGCCGAGAACGGGCTGAGCGATACGCACCTCATCGAGACCACGACGACGGGCGTCTACGGGGCACCCGAGTTCCCCATCCCCGAGGGCGGGGCCGTCATGGAGAACCAGGGCGAGCGCGACGAGGTGCCGTTCCCGGCGATGGCGGGGAGCTGGTACCACCTGACGAAATCACACGACGCGGCGAATCTCCGGCTGGCGAACAAGCAGTTCGACATTCCGGTGTCGGATGTCCGGACGGCCATCACGTACACGACGGAGACCGAGGAGACCGCGGCCGACGAGCGGCTGGCGACGCGCTTCGACTTCGACTACTACTTCGGTGTGGTTTCTCATCGGTTCTGCGCACAGGCCGTCGCCGAGTACCCGCTGACGGTGTACGGGAAGGGCGAGCAGCGCAAGCCGTTCATCTCGCTGGAGGACGCCGTCGAGGGGCTCGCACGGCTGGCGCTGAACGACGTGGACGACCGACCGGACGACCACGTTGTGTACAATCAGGTGACGAGGGCGATTTCCATCGTCGAGATCGCCGAGACCATCGCGGAGGTCGCCCAGGAGCACGGGCTCGATACGGCGGTCACGCACGTCGAGAACCCGCGCGATGAGGACGAAGAACACGAGATGGAGATCGAGAACGAGCGGTACATGGACCTCATCGGCTCGCAGCGGGTGGACTTCGAGGGCGGCGTGCGGGATGCGATGAGTTCGTTGGTCGAGTATCAGGATGTCGTGAAGGCGCACGAGGATCGGTTCCTGCCCGATGCGCTGCAGGAGGACGTGGAGTAG
- a CDS encoding asparagine synthase-related protein, translated as MAGLCGVIGEGTQHLHRVASDLEWTGEETTATYDGGDVAVFGAFTAEAEADQPVRVGGDTHLWVWGSVFGVERENGYHPRDRTAESTAAYCARLYRELGEGFVTGLNGDFVVVLHDRDGGTLSVFTDRLGLRDTYYCQPDDETFVFSTAAQSLSRHPAVEPAFDPELAAEFLACGCRTFGTRTPLADTHRFHPGAVTTVDTGMLDLAMEPYWVPRYHPEDRSFSYFVDEFTERFRAAVSERLHPDREYGLLLSGGADSRLALAAMDETERQHVAAYTLGDWRNREVRTAEAVAGTAGVDFTLLERDREYHERSLQRTPRLSNFVGRFDQAHAEVMMDRIRPEVDEMITASFADTNCNGYSFPRRSVRLGPVGTVFLPVFEPMDSIEAYIDYWLDDPHEFLADSVDVEATLHEEIHPSQGGIDHHGVRYGSPEELFICGALTPRTNGSVLFLLQSLRQHCPAWSPFVDNRLVDLYLSMPTRYFARRNVIHQAMERLDPNLAAIRYADTGVPIDWPFAAHFLGDLAVRFHDAYLPVNEPPEPHLSHGSWPDIPELVRETSFVPEALHRHEETIRALPFLDWEGTLACYRDHMDGADRYKELYGLLTLLEMPVTERVVGQLE; from the coding sequence ATGGCCGGACTCTGCGGGGTGATCGGGGAGGGGACCCAGCATCTGCACCGTGTCGCATCCGACCTGGAGTGGACTGGCGAGGAGACGACGGCGACGTACGACGGTGGCGACGTGGCCGTCTTCGGGGCGTTCACCGCGGAGGCCGAGGCCGACCAGCCCGTACGAGTCGGGGGCGATACGCACCTCTGGGTGTGGGGGTCCGTCTTCGGGGTCGAGCGCGAGAACGGCTACCACCCGAGGGACCGGACAGCCGAGTCCACCGCGGCCTACTGTGCCCGACTCTACCGCGAACTCGGGGAGGGATTCGTCACCGGGCTGAACGGGGATTTCGTCGTCGTCCTCCACGACCGCGACGGTGGGACACTCTCGGTCTTCACCGACCGACTCGGCCTGCGGGACACCTACTACTGTCAGCCCGACGACGAGACGTTCGTCTTCTCGACGGCGGCCCAGTCGCTCTCGCGGCATCCGGCCGTCGAACCGGCCTTCGACCCCGAGCTCGCCGCCGAGTTCCTCGCCTGCGGCTGCCGGACCTTCGGCACCCGGACGCCGCTGGCGGACACGCACCGCTTCCATCCCGGCGCGGTCACGACGGTCGACACCGGGATGCTCGACCTGGCGATGGAGCCGTACTGGGTCCCCCGCTACCACCCGGAGGACCGGTCGTTCTCGTACTTCGTCGACGAGTTCACGGAGCGGTTCCGTGCCGCCGTCTCCGAGCGCCTGCATCCGGACCGGGAGTACGGACTGCTGCTGAGCGGTGGGGCCGACTCCCGACTGGCCCTGGCGGCGATGGACGAGACGGAGCGCCAGCATGTCGCGGCGTACACGCTCGGCGACTGGCGGAACCGGGAGGTCCGCACCGCCGAAGCGGTCGCTGGGACGGCCGGCGTCGACTTCACGTTGCTCGAACGGGACCGCGAGTACCACGAGCGGTCGCTGCAGCGCACTCCCCGACTGTCGAACTTCGTCGGCCGGTTCGACCAGGCCCACGCCGAGGTGATGATGGACCGCATCCGGCCCGAGGTCGACGAGATGATCACTGCGAGTTTCGCGGACACGAACTGCAACGGTTACAGCTTCCCCCGTCGCTCGGTCCGTCTCGGGCCCGTCGGTACCGTCTTCCTTCCGGTGTTCGAGCCGATGGACAGCATCGAGGCCTACATCGACTACTGGCTGGACGACCCCCACGAGTTCCTGGCCGACTCCGTCGACGTCGAGGCGACGCTCCACGAGGAGATTCATCCCTCCCAAGGCGGCATCGACCATCACGGTGTCCGGTACGGCTCGCCCGAGGAGCTGTTCATCTGTGGCGCGCTCACCCCGCGAACGAACGGAAGCGTGCTCTTCCTGTTGCAGAGCCTCCGCCAGCACTGCCCCGCGTGGAGCCCGTTCGTCGACAACCGGCTGGTCGACCTCTACCTCTCGATGCCGACCCGGTACTTCGCACGGCGGAACGTCATCCACCAGGCGATGGAACGGCTCGACCCGAATCTGGCGGCCATCCGGTATGCGGACACCGGCGTCCCCATCGACTGGCCGTTCGCGGCCCACTTCCTCGGTGACCTGGCCGTCCGCTTCCACGACGCGTACCTTCCGGTGAACGAACCCCCAGAGCCGCATCTCTCGCACGGCTCCTGGCCGGACATCCCAGAACTCGTGCGGGAGACATCGTTCGTCCCGGAGGCACTCCACCGTCACGAGGAGACGATTCGGGCGTTGCCGTTCCTCGACTGGGAGGGAACCCTGGCGTGTTATCGGGATCATATGGACGGTGCGGACCGGTACAAGGAGCTGTACGGGCTGCTGACGCTGCTTGAGATGCCGGTCACCGAGCGCGTCGTCGGGCAACTGGAGTGA
- a CDS encoding GNAT family N-acetyltransferase, whose protein sequence is MTDTDGTDETDTAVRIRKMHEADVSAAMDILDEYDMAPKTDRDDAERSEIRVENSFVAEHDGDIVGTASYIVHDDTLAETASMAVTPDYRGEGLGYRLQAARLEEMYSRGIETVRTETDRPGTIEWYIEHFGYERVGTNPKKHDFSLSDVDEWTVLELDLEAWAERVDRR, encoded by the coding sequence ATGACCGACACCGACGGGACCGACGAGACCGACACCGCCGTCCGCATCCGGAAGATGCACGAAGCAGACGTTTCGGCCGCGATGGACATCCTCGACGAGTACGACATGGCGCCGAAGACGGACCGCGATGACGCCGAGCGGAGCGAGATTCGCGTCGAGAACTCCTTCGTCGCCGAACACGACGGTGATATCGTGGGGACAGCGAGCTACATCGTCCATGACGACACGCTCGCAGAAACCGCCAGCATGGCCGTCACCCCAGACTACCGCGGCGAGGGGCTCGGCTACCGGTTGCAGGCGGCTCGTCTCGAGGAGATGTACTCCCGTGGCATCGAGACCGTCCGCACGGAGACCGACCGCCCGGGGACCATCGAGTGGTACATCGAGCACTTCGGCTACGAGCGGGTCGGGACGAACCCGAAGAAACACGACTTCAGCCTCTCCGACGTTGACGAGTGGACGGTCCTCGAACTCGATCTGGAGGCGTGGGCTGAACGGGTCGACCGGCGATGA
- a CDS encoding NUDIX domain-containing protein, which produces MRVHDEFVPEETFREFIERMPQVCVEVVVERSDGAVLLARRTNEPVKGEWFWPGSRLYKGEHLENAAQRVGREELGLDLTIGDQLGVYEHRWETSAPGPSRHTVNIVFRARAADADGDLSVEDVTLDDQHDDVRFVQPVDIDEAYHEYVQRYARDLQAARDA; this is translated from the coding sequence ATGCGCGTCCACGACGAGTTCGTTCCCGAGGAAACGTTCCGGGAGTTCATCGAGCGCATGCCGCAAGTCTGCGTGGAGGTGGTCGTCGAACGGTCCGACGGCGCCGTCCTGCTCGCCCGCCGGACGAACGAGCCCGTGAAGGGCGAGTGGTTCTGGCCCGGAAGCCGCCTCTACAAGGGAGAGCACCTCGAAAATGCCGCCCAACGCGTCGGCCGAGAAGAACTCGGACTCGACCTCACCATCGGCGACCAGCTCGGCGTCTACGAGCACCGATGGGAGACGAGCGCCCCGGGTCCGAGCCGGCACACGGTCAACATCGTGTTCCGAGCGCGGGCAGCCGACGCGGACGGCGACCTCTCTGTCGAGGACGTAACACTCGATGACCAGCACGACGACGTGCGGTTCGTCCAGCCCGTCGACATCGATGAGGCGTACCACGAGTACGTCCAGCGGTACGCGCGCGATCTGCAGGCTGCCCGGGACGCGTGA
- a CDS encoding dTDP-4-dehydrorhamnose 3,5-epimerase family protein gives MIEGVEVRDLQVNADERGHLVEVFREDWDLYDPEPAMSYYSLSYPGIIRAWHRHTRGQVDHFVCPSGRIKVGIYDERDDSPTADELNTFVIGEHDQQAVRIPGDCWHGFKVVGDEQAMLLNFPTTLYDYKDPDEERLPYDTNRIPLDWEEEPHG, from the coding sequence ATGATCGAGGGTGTCGAAGTCCGTGATCTCCAGGTCAACGCCGACGAACGTGGCCACCTCGTCGAGGTGTTCCGCGAGGACTGGGACCTGTACGATCCGGAGCCGGCGATGTCGTACTACTCGCTCTCCTATCCGGGCATCATCCGCGCCTGGCACCGCCACACCCGCGGTCAGGTCGACCACTTCGTCTGCCCCTCGGGACGCATCAAGGTCGGCATCTACGACGAGCGCGATGACTCGCCGACCGCGGACGAGCTGAACACATTCGTCATCGGCGAGCACGACCAGCAGGCCGTCCGCATCCCGGGAGACTGCTGGCACGGGTTCAAGGTCGTCGGCGACGAGCAGGCGATGCTGCTCAACTTCCCGACCACCCTCTACGACTACAAGGACCCGGACGAGGAGCGGCTCCCGTACGACACGAACCGCATCCCGCTGGACTGGGAGGAGGAACCCCACGGATGA
- a CDS encoding sugar-transfer associated ATP-grasp domain-containing protein, whose amino-acid sequence MTTGLLRKALDYWSGRGFIRTVGATARYCGERFEERCDSVAQMLEWDRGRGYPFETRLRAARLGLSAHAYLWLGLDDPDVDPDRYLKSVDPIRQLNHRHIVPLHNKHTFQLLTEPHLPALPELYGVVDRGVFRPQAATEDDLLAVLERVDQLVLKPTRGAKGSGVHVLGRTGEGIVLDGDPVDRSALKDRLAGLDEYLVTEFVEQHDYAATIFPDATNTLRIHSVFDRRTGEAEVFRALHRFGSETSAPTDNWSRGGYCVPVDVATGRLKRLLLVDGATRSARERHPVTGAQVAGVTVPHWERVRELVREAARLHRYAPLVGWDVAVTADGPVLIEANARPSKVGLQFESGLFDDPTFRALFDRE is encoded by the coding sequence ATGACGACCGGACTGCTCCGGAAGGCGCTCGACTACTGGTCCGGTCGTGGCTTCATCCGGACGGTCGGAGCCACGGCACGGTACTGCGGGGAGCGGTTCGAGGAGCGCTGCGACTCGGTTGCCCAGATGCTCGAGTGGGACCGCGGGCGGGGCTATCCCTTCGAGACGCGATTGCGGGCGGCCCGCCTGGGCCTCAGCGCGCACGCGTATCTCTGGTTGGGGCTCGACGACCCGGACGTTGATCCAGACCGGTATCTGAAGTCGGTCGACCCCATCCGGCAACTCAACCACCGCCATATCGTACCTCTCCACAACAAGCACACCTTCCAGCTGCTGACCGAGCCGCATCTCCCGGCTCTGCCGGAGCTGTATGGCGTCGTTGACCGAGGGGTGTTCAGACCCCAGGCGGCGACTGAGGACGACCTGTTGGCTGTACTCGAGCGGGTCGACCAGCTGGTATTGAAACCCACACGGGGTGCGAAGGGGTCCGGGGTTCACGTCCTCGGACGGACCGGCGAGGGAATCGTTCTCGACGGCGATCCAGTGGACCGCTCCGCGCTTAAAGACCGGCTGGCGGGGCTTGACGAGTACCTGGTCACCGAGTTCGTGGAGCAGCACGACTACGCGGCGACTATCTTCCCCGACGCGACCAACACGCTCCGTATCCACAGCGTGTTCGACCGGCGAACAGGCGAGGCCGAGGTGTTCCGTGCACTCCACCGGTTCGGCTCGGAAACGTCGGCCCCGACCGACAACTGGTCTCGGGGCGGATACTGTGTTCCCGTCGATGTGGCGACTGGACGGCTGAAACGGTTACTCCTCGTGGACGGCGCCACCCGGTCGGCGCGCGAGCGGCATCCGGTGACTGGAGCGCAGGTCGCCGGTGTCACTGTTCCTCACTGGGAGCGGGTCCGCGAACTCGTTCGCGAGGCAGCGAGGCTGCACCGCTACGCCCCGCTTGTCGGCTGGGATGTCGCGGTCACGGCCGACGGTCCAGTCCTCATCGAGGCGAACGCGCGGCCCTCGAAGGTGGGGCTGCAGTTCGAATCGGGCCTGTTTGACGACCCGACCTTCCGGGCGCTCTTCGACCGCGAGTGA